The genomic region GTGGGTACGCCTACACACCGGCCCTGCTTCGGGTGCGCACTTTGTGACGTACGACGGGAACGGGAACGTGTGGAACCTGGTGTCCGCGAGCACCGGTACCGAAACTGCCCGGTACGAGTATGGACCGTTTGGGGAGCCCTTGCGGCTGACGGGCGCTGCGGCGGGTTCGAATCCTTTCCGGTTCAGCACGAAGCGGACGGAGGACGGAACGGGCCTGGTGCTGTACGAATATCGCGCCTACAGTCCCAGCATAGGAAGGTGGTTGAGCCGGGATCCACTGGAGGAGAGTGGCGGCGCCAACATTTATGCGGCGTTGATTAATAGCCCGATTGTGGATGTTGACGTGGAAGGCTTGGCGACACATGTGCGACGGCCTTCGACTCCTCCGCCGCGCCGCCCTCCAATGCCCAATCCCCCCGACATTGTGCGGCACGCGCTGGAGTGCGCAGCAAAGTGTGCTGCGAAGACCGGCATGGAAAAGATAGGCGAAAAAATCAATTTCAAATTCCTTTGCGGAAAGTTGATGCGCATGTGTCAAGAACGGGAAGTTNNNNNNNNNNNNNNNNNNNNNNNNNNNNNNNNNNNNNN from Limisphaera ngatamarikiensis harbors:
- a CDS encoding RHS repeat-associated core domain-containing protein → LVSDPVWFGRHIAELNGTNGAVVRSYVWGLDVSESLDGAGGVGGLLWVRLHTGPASGAHFVTYDGNGNVWNLVSASTGTETARYEYGPFGEPLRLTGAAAGSNPFRFSTKRTEDGTGLVLYEYRAYSPSIGRWLSRDPLEESGGANIYAALINSPIVDVDVEGLATHVRRPSTPPPRRPPMPNPPDIVRHALECAAKCAAKTGMEKIGEKINFKFLCGKLMRMCQEREV